The sequence GGGAGGACAATGCGCTGGCGATCGCCGCTGTCTTCGCGATGATCGTGGTTGTCGTCGCCTTCAGCCTTGTCGCCGCAATCTTTGTGGCTGTCATGGTGGAGATGTATGTCGGCCTTCTCGCCGGCATGATCATGCTCGGGTTGGGCGGCAGCTCGTACACCAAGGATTTCGCGGTTCGCTACCTGATCTATGCCTTCTCCGTCGGCATGAAGCTGATGGCGCTGGTGATGATCGCCAAGATCGGATCCGACATCCTGATCGGGCTGGCCGAGGCGCCGACGGCGACCTCCGACCAGTTCATCACCACGATCGGCATCGCCGGTATCTCCGTCGTGGTCTTCATCATCGCCATGTATGTCCCGCCGATCATCCAGGGCGTCGTACAGGGCGCATCGGTCTCGGGCGGCATGGAGGCGATCCGTCATGGCGGTCAGACGGCCGCTTTCGCTGCCGGTGGCGCCTTCCTTGGCGCGGGCGCCGCGATGAAGGGGGCGCAATCAGCAAGTTCGGCGAGGGCTGAGGGCTCGTCCATGGCCGGCGCTGCACTGCGCGGCATGGCGTCCGGCATCGGCAACGCCGGATGGGCGGCAGGCTCGGCCGCCAAGGAAAAGGCGATCGCGTCGCCTGGCGCCTATGCCGGCTCTCTGCTCGGCCTCGCCAACGCCAAGCTTGACCAGACCCGGCAATCCGGCAGGCCCTCGACGCCTCCTCCTCCTCCACCCGTCAACGAAAACAAGTAGAAGGCTACCGCGCATGGCCGGACGCACCCCGCCCGACAATCCCTATATCGCTGCGAGAACGGAATGGAACGAGCGCTACGGCTCCTATGTCAGGGCGGCAGCGGCCTGGCGCCTGGTCGGCATCACAGGGATGACCATGGCGGTGATCGGCTTTTCTTATGCGCTCTACCAGAGCACACAGGTGAAGCTGGTGCCGTATATCGTCGAGGTCGACAAGCTCGGTACGGCCTCGAGCGCCGGCTTTCCGCAGCAGATCGAATATGCCGATCCGCGCGTGGTGCGCGCCACGCTCGGCGGTTTCGTGTCTAACTTCCGCTCGGTAACCCCGGACGCGGTCGTGCAGAAGCAATATATCGACCGCACCTATGCGCTGCTTCGGACCTCGGATCCTGCGACCGAGAAGGTCAATGCCTGGTTCCGCTCCTCCTCGCCCTTCGAGAAGGCAAAGAACGCCACCGTCGCCGTCGAGGTCAACAATATCGTCGCGCTGTCGAACCAGTCCTACCAGATCGACTGGACCGAGTTCGAGCGCGATCGCCGCGGCAAGGAGACGGCCACACGCCGGTTCCGCGGCATCGCCACCGTGACGCTCACACCGCCGCAGGACGAGGGCATCATCCGGCTTAACCCGATCGGACTCTATCTTAGGGATCTCGACTGGACCGCGCAGCTTTGAAAGGCATGGCCCCGAACATGAACATTCGACTGAGACGTTTTCCGGCCACGCTGACCGCTGCCACGATCGTCGTCGCTCTCGTGCCCCTGTCGGCTTCTCTTTCCTCCCGCGCTCTCGCGGCCGATGGCGTCAGCGCTAACGAGGCGAAGGGGATGGGGATTTCCACCCAGTGGCGTGGATCACGCGGACTTGTCACGAAAGGACCGGACGGGAAGGTGATCTTTCTCTACGGCGAGGTGCAGCCCTCCGTGGTTTGCTCGCCCTTGCAGGTCTGCGATATCGAGCTCCAGGGCGGCGAGGTGGTTCGCGACGTGCTGGTCGGAGACACCGTGAGATGGAAAGTGGAGCCGGCGACGTCAGGTGCTGCGGGCGGGCAGGCGATCCACCTGATCGTCAAGCCATCGGAGCCGAACCTCGTCACCTCGATGGTCGTGACGACCTCGCGCCGCACCTATCATATCCAGCTCAAGTCGCATGCAAACCAATACATGGCCCGCGTCGGCTTCGAATATCCGGAAGACGTTTCCACCAAGCTCGCCGACATCAACGCGCGAATGGAGGCGAGTACCATTCCGAGCGCCGGCGTTCCGGCCGAGCAGTTGAATTTCTCATACTCGGTCTCCGGCAATGCCGGCTGGCGACCGACGCGCGTCTATAGCGATGGGGAAAAGACTTACGTCCAGTTCCCGCGCTCGATCTCCGGCCAGGATGCGCCGGTGCTGTTTGTCGTCTCCGGTGGGCAGAACCGCATCGTCAACTACCGGATGAAGGGCGACATGATGGTGGTCGACTATCACGTCGACCGCGCGGTTCTTGTTTCCGGCGTCGGCTGGAAACAGGAGAAGGTGACGATCCGGCGGGGAGGGCGGTGATGCGAAGCAGCTTGCCCTCCCGCCCACGCCCTTTGCGCGCCCTCCGCAGCCTAGCGGCAACCTGCGGCCTCGCGCTCCTCTTTTCCGGATGCCAGTCGCTCGGTACGGATGGATTGACCTCCAGCAACGCGCCTGCCGAGATCTCGGGGCCGGCAGCAAGCGCCATCGCCGGCGACATGGTGAGCAGGCTCGCCGAGCAGATCGGCCCCGGAACCGCGACCGTCTCACTGAAGCAGGACAGTTCGCCCTTCGGGCAAGCGCTGGAAGCGGCTCTAAAAGGCTGGGGCTATGCCGTTGTGACCGACCAGAAGACGGATGGTGCCGCGCGCACCGTGCCGCTTGCCTATGTCGTCATTCCCTTCGAGGGCCAGGTGCTCGCGCGGCTGTCGACCAATAGTGTCGAGCTCGGCCGCGCCTTTACCGTCACGACGACGGGGGCGCAGCCGGCGAGCGCGCTCTCGGTCATGAAGCGCGGTTAGGGGAGGGCGGTCATGGTTCAATCGCTCAAGCTCGGCGGCGCCAAGAACGAGGAGACGGGCTCCGGTATGCGCCGGATCAACCGTCTGCCGATCATCGTCGTGGTCGTGCTGGTCGTCGCCTTCCTCGCCGTCATCTTCTTCGGCCTGACGTCGCGCGGGCTTTATTTCCGCGACACCGGACCGGACACAAGCTCCGGCAATCCGGCGTCAACCTTCGCCGATCAGATCAAGCGCGGCGTTTCGGACGGCATCATCGGCGAGCCGCAGCAGGTGACGACGCTGCAGCCGACGCCGGTCGAGACGCAGGAAGAGAAGCGCTCGGTCAATCCGTTCACCCCGCAGCCCGATCAAAGGCAAGAGGCACGGCCGGAACAGCAACTGGAATCTGAACAGGCCTGGCGCGCCCGTTTGCAGCGCGAGCAGGAAGAGCAATATCTTCGTGAGCGGCAGCGCCAGAGAATGGCCCGGCTGCAGGCCAATGACGCCGCCTATGACTCACCGATCGCTGTCGACCGCGGCAAGTTCGACAGGCAGGGATCAGATACAAACGACACCGCCGCGACGAAGACGAACGGCGTTTCCACTGCGACGACACCGGGCGCATCCGACCTGTACTCGGCCGCTCTTCGTGCGGGACTCGGCGGTCAAAATGTTGATCCGAACGGCCAGAAATCCAAGGAGGATTTCTTCAATGCCGACCTCAAGGAGCTCGGCTATCTTCCGAACCGTGTCGTGCCCCAGCAGTCGCTTTACGAACTCAAGCGCGGCTCGGTCGTTCCCGCGACCTTGATCACCGGGATTAATTCCGACCTTCCCGGTCGCATCACCGCCCAGGTGAGCCAGAACGTCTATGATTCAGCGACGGGACATCGGCTTCTGATCCCGCAGGGAACGAAACTGTTCGGTCGGTACGACAGCAAGGTCTCGTTTGGCCAGAGCCGTGTTCTGGTCGTCTGGACCGACATCATCTTCCCGAACGGCTCAACGCTCCAGATCGGCGGCATGGCTGGCACAGACGCGCAAGGTTACAGCGGCTTTCGCGACAAGGTCGATAGGAAGTGGCTCCAGACATTTGGATCGGCGATCCTCATTGCGGTGATCGGCACGGGGATCGACATGGCCGTTCCGCAGAGTTCGACGCTGGCGACACAGGACACCGCCTCGGATGCCGCCCGGCGGAATTTTGCCGAGACCTTCGGTCGTGTCGCAGACCGGGCCATCCAGAGAAATATGGACGTGCAGCCGACTCTCGAGATCCGGCCGGGTTACAAGTTCAATGTCCTTGTCGACCAGGACATCGTTTTTCCTGGGACATATCGATGAGCGCTTGGCCGGACAAACGGTCGCCCATCTTTTTGTTTCTTGGTGTATCGCGCTCAGAACGTGCCGGCAAACGCGTCCTTTATATGCCCAACTAGCCGACGTTCGATTTCACTGAGTGGATTGTCGGTGGAAAAAATCGCCCATAGACGCCGTCTGGGCACGATATGGTCGAGGGGGAAGGCCTCTACCAAGTCATCCTCAAGCTCCTTGCGCACGACAGAAGCGGGCAATATCGTCCCGAATGGCGAGCGCCGTATGACCGAAACAATCAACGGGATTGAGCCAAGTCGCATGACTGGTTCGAGTTGCACCGTCGCCTTGGCAAGCGCCGTAATCAGAGTTTGATGCATCGTCACGTGTGCCGGTGCCAGAATGAGCGGAATTCCCCGTAGCTCGTCGGCAGACACGCGTTTGGATTGTGGACAAAACCCAACGTTCTTATTTACGATTAACGAAATGTCTTCGCTCGCGCCTACGGGTAAACTCCCGACTTGAAGGTCAACTCTCCCCACGACAGCTATATTAAGTTGACCGCTGCGTACTCCTCCATGGAGAGTGTCACGGGGACCTTCAACGACTTCAATCCGGCAATCTGGAAATTCACGGTGAAACGCGCTCAACGCTTCGGCCATGCATTCGGACGTGCGCGAATCGCTGCTCCAGCTCGGGGGTAGACCGATGCGAATAGACTGCCGGAACTCCGCAGCCACCTTGCCGCTCTTTGCGAGAGCATCATTGAAGCATTGTTCGATCCCAAGGCAGATAGGATGTAGCCTCATGGCGGATTCCGTTGG is a genomic window of Agrobacterium vitis containing:
- the trbL gene encoding P-type conjugative transfer protein TrbL, which gives rise to MVIGRPSRKLEIAFLAIGLVLIAAAPALAQQGSVLTTLENQVVTAAKGWETTIMNAARSLFWILAGIEIGIAAVWLAINAASLDAWFAELVRRIMFIGLFAFILDRGPALAKAVVDSLFQIGAGGGSASPANIFDAGVRVASKMSEQAKFGLWEDNALAIAAVFAMIVVVVAFSLVAAIFVAVMVEMYVGLLAGMIMLGLGGSSYTKDFAVRYLIYAFSVGMKLMALVMIAKIGSDILIGLAEAPTATSDQFITTIGIAGISVVVFIIAMYVPPIIQGVVQGASVSGGMEAIRHGGQTAAFAAGGAFLGAGAAMKGAQSASSARAEGSSMAGAALRGMASGIGNAGWAAGSAAKEKAIASPGAYAGSLLGLANAKLDQTRQSGRPSTPPPPPPVNENK
- a CDS encoding conjugal transfer protein TrbF, which encodes MAGRTPPDNPYIAARTEWNERYGSYVRAAAAWRLVGITGMTMAVIGFSYALYQSTQVKLVPYIVEVDKLGTASSAGFPQQIEYADPRVVRATLGGFVSNFRSVTPDAVVQKQYIDRTYALLRTSDPATEKVNAWFRSSSPFEKAKNATVAVEVNNIVALSNQSYQIDWTEFERDRRGKETATRRFRGIATVTLTPPQDEGIIRLNPIGLYLRDLDWTAQL
- the trbG gene encoding P-type conjugative transfer protein TrbG; the protein is MNIRLRRFPATLTAATIVVALVPLSASLSSRALAADGVSANEAKGMGISTQWRGSRGLVTKGPDGKVIFLYGEVQPSVVCSPLQVCDIELQGGEVVRDVLVGDTVRWKVEPATSGAAGGQAIHLIVKPSEPNLVTSMVVTTSRRTYHIQLKSHANQYMARVGFEYPEDVSTKLADINARMEASTIPSAGVPAEQLNFSYSVSGNAGWRPTRVYSDGEKTYVQFPRSISGQDAPVLFVVSGGQNRIVNYRMKGDMMVVDYHVDRAVLVSGVGWKQEKVTIRRGGR
- the trbH gene encoding conjugal transfer protein TrbH is translated as MRSSLPSRPRPLRALRSLAATCGLALLFSGCQSLGTDGLTSSNAPAEISGPAASAIAGDMVSRLAEQIGPGTATVSLKQDSSPFGQALEAALKGWGYAVVTDQKTDGAARTVPLAYVVIPFEGQVLARLSTNSVELGRAFTVTTTGAQPASALSVMKRG
- the trbI gene encoding IncP-type conjugal transfer protein TrbI gives rise to the protein MVQSLKLGGAKNEETGSGMRRINRLPIIVVVVLVVAFLAVIFFGLTSRGLYFRDTGPDTSSGNPASTFADQIKRGVSDGIIGEPQQVTTLQPTPVETQEEKRSVNPFTPQPDQRQEARPEQQLESEQAWRARLQREQEEQYLRERQRQRMARLQANDAAYDSPIAVDRGKFDRQGSDTNDTAATKTNGVSTATTPGASDLYSAALRAGLGGQNVDPNGQKSKEDFFNADLKELGYLPNRVVPQQSLYELKRGSVVPATLITGINSDLPGRITAQVSQNVYDSATGHRLLIPQGTKLFGRYDSKVSFGQSRVLVVWTDIIFPNGSTLQIGGMAGTDAQGYSGFRDKVDRKWLQTFGSAILIAVIGTGIDMAVPQSSTLATQDTASDAARRNFAETFGRVADRAIQRNMDVQPTLEIRPGYKFNVLVDQDIVFPGTYR